Part of the Planctomycetia bacterium genome, GACGGCGATTATAGTTGCCGCCGCGGGCATTGCGAGTCAGCCCGTTGTCGCCGTTGCGAGTCGTGACTACGACTGCTGTTCGGTCCGATCGCGCCCGTTGCCCAGGTGGGCGTGTTCGTGTTGGCGTTCTCGGGCTTGGGCGACTTCGGCCTTGAGGCGTTGGATTTCCTGGGCGGCCAATTCCTGCCGGCGGCGCAGTTGACCGCGCGTCACGAACAGATCGGTCATGCCGCTCAGGCCGAGGACGGCCGCCATCGTCAGGACGGCCAGCCAGAAGACGACGAACAGTATCGGCTGCACGGCGGCGATGATGAATTGCCCCGTGACGATCGCGATGCCGATCAGGCCGAGCAGGCCGCTGGTTAAGATGCGGCGGCGAAATTGGGCGCGGTCGGTGGCCAGGCCGCGCGATCGGAAATGCGACCAGACCATGCCGATTGAAAGCGCGATCATCGCGAGCCCGGCGAGAATGGCCATAAGCGGTTTGGACGACGGCGGGGCGCCGGGCAGGTTACTTGGCGGTCTTGAGCCACTCGGAAATCACCCAGCCGACCTTCGCCAGACTGAGTGCCGAACAATGGGCCGGAATGTCTTGCTCGGTGTGCCAGTAGCCGTGCCCGGGCCCGTAGTCGAAGTCGATGATATCGCAGGTCGGAATCTTGCCGGTGTTGAAAAGTTCCAGGTGATCGTCGCGGATTTCCATGCCGACCTGGGGGACGAATTCTTTCACGCCCAGCCGCTTGGCGGTGCCCCAGATCTCCGCGACCAGCGGCCGCACCTCGCTCCAGGAGATACTGTTCCGCTCCTGGGGAAGTTGCAAATCCGCGTCGCCGACCATGTCCAGCAACACGCCCCAGCGGTAGTCAAACTTTCGTGTCTTCTTTTGCAGCGCGTACTGGCGCGCAAACTTCTCCGAACCGACAAAATACTTCTCGCGTTCGTCATAGACGAACTCTTCGGCATCGAAAAACACGAAGTCGACGCCATATTTGCACTTGAGCTTCAGCATCTCGTTGCCCAGTTCCATGAGCAGGGCCACGCCGCTGCCGCCGTCATTGGCACCGACGAACGTGCCCTGCGGTTTCACTGGATCGCGATCCGGAAAGGGGCGTGTGTCGTAGTGGGCGCAAAGTAAGATGCGCTCCTTGGCCTCCGGATGCCATTCGACGATCAGGTTGGCCATGTTGGTCTTCTGACCGGCGCCACCTTGCCGCTCGATGAACTTCTGGAGCGTGACTTTTGCGCCAAGCTGTTCGAAATGCTTGGTGAGTAACTCTTGTTGCCGCTTCATACCTCGGGAAGCGGTGACGCGCGGGCCGATGTCGCAGAGTTGATTAAGGTAGTCGTACGCCCGAGCGCCGTTGAAGGGGATTTTTTCGAGCGTGAGTTCTTCCGCCAGAGCCGGCAATATCGAGAGGGCGGCGATGGCGAACGCTAGAAGCAAAGTTGCGCGCGGCGCGCTCCGGGCTCTGACGCTTCCGGCTCGATGAGTTTGGTTCTGCATAGCGCCTATCGTCGCTTAGGACGCGTTGATTCGGCAAGAGCCGTTTTCGCAGCTTTCGATTTTTCCGAAGCGATACCGGCGTTTGGCGAACATGCGGTAGAGGCGCTGCCAGATCGGCAGCGTGCCCGGCACATGCAGCAGCGGCGCGAGCCACCACAATGTCGGCAATTTGGCGGAGAGGTAACGTAGCGCCTCGGCGCCGCGATATCGCCGGCCGGCCTGATCGACGATGTACATATCCGCCATCAAGGCTTCGTGCGACAAGTCCGGGTAGCGCTCGGTGGTTTCCGGATCGTGCAACGACAGAAACGCTAACCGACCGCCGCCATCCCAGCGGGCCAGTCGGGCGATCTGCGAAGAGCAAATGCGGCATTCGCCGTCGTAAATCACGACCGCCGCCGCGGGCCGCTCGTCCGGCCGGGGCAAGGTCTGCTCAGGTTTTCGTTCCGCCACAGTGGCCATGCGATCCTCGAT contains:
- a CDS encoding M28 family peptidase; this translates as MLLAFAIAALSILPALAEELTLEKIPFNGARAYDYLNQLCDIGPRVTASRGMKRQQELLTKHFEQLGAKVTLQKFIERQGGAGQKTNMANLIVEWHPEAKERILLCAHYDTRPFPDRDPVKPQGTFVGANDGGSGVALLMELGNEMLKLKCKYGVDFVFFDAEEFVYDEREKYFVGSEKFARQYALQKKTRKFDYRWGVLLDMVGDADLQLPQERNSISWSEVRPLVAEIWGTAKRLGVKEFVPQVGMEIRDDHLELFNTGKIPTCDIIDFDYGPGHGYWHTEQDIPAHCSALSLAKVGWVISEWLKTAK
- a CDS encoding DUF393 domain-containing protein; protein product: MATVAERKPEQTLPRPDERPAAAVVIYDGECRICSSQIARLARWDGGGRLAFLSLHDPETTERYPDLSHEALMADMYIVDQAGRRYRGAEALRYLSAKLPTLWWLAPLLHVPGTLPIWQRLYRMFAKRRYRFGKIESCENGSCRINAS